The DNA segment AGTTGGCTTTAGGATTCTCTCACGGTATCGTATTAGAACTTCCAAGCGAAGTAAAAGTAGATACATTGACTGAAAAAGGTAAAAACCCAATTATTACTTTAACGTCTCACGACAACCAACTTCTAGGGATGGTAGCTGCAAAGATCCGTTCTTTCAGAAAGCCTGAACCATACAAAGGTAAAGGGGTAAGATTCGTAGGAGAAATTGTTAGACGTAAAGCTGGTAAATCTGCTTAATAAATTATAAGTATTATGGCATTAACTAAAGTAGAAAAAAGAATAAGAATCAAAAGAAGAGTAAGAGGAAAAATCTCTGGATCTTCTGAATTGCCAAGATTATCTGTATACAAAAGTAATAAGGAAATTTACGCTCAGTTAATCGACGATAACAGTGGAAAAACTTTGGCTTCTGCTTCTTCAAGAGAGAAAGGCGTTGAAGCTAACGGAACTAAGACTGAAGTTTCTGCTGCCGTAGGTAAGGCTATTGCTGCCAAAGCTATTGCTGCAGGAATCGAAAATATTGTATTTGATAGAAACGGATTCGTATATCACGGGAGAATCAAAGCTCTTGCGGACGGTGCGAGAGAAGGTGGACTTAAATTCTAATCATTAAATTTCGGAAATATGTTAGGACTAGATAATATAGAAAGAGTAAAACCGGGAGGATTAGAACTTAAAGATCGTCTCGTAGCTGTAAACAGAGTAACAAAAGTAACTAAAGGAGGTAGAGCTTTCGGATTTTCTGCAATTGTTGTTGTAGGGAACGAAGAAGGAGTGATCGGATACGGTTTGGGAAAATCTAAAGAGGTTGCTTCTGCAATTGCTAAGGCAGTTGAAGACGCTAAGAAAAACCTTGTGAAAGTTCCTGTAATGAACCATACGATTCCTCACCAGACTACTGCTAGATACGGAGGCGCAGATATCTTCTTAAGACCTGCTTCTCACGGTACGGGGCTTATCGCCGGTGGTGCGGTAAGAGCGGTACTGGAATCTGCTGGTATTCACGATATCCTTTCAAAATCTAAAGGATCTTCAAACCCTCACAACGTGGTGAAAGCTACTTTCAAAGCGTTATTGGATATCAGAAGACCTGAAGAAATTGCTAGAATGAGAGGAGTTTCACTAAGTAAAGTGTTTAACGGTTAATAAATAAAACAATGGCAACAATCAAAGTAAAACAAGTAAGAAGCGCTATTGGAAGAACAAAAACCCAAAAGAGAACGCTTGAAGCATTAGGATTAAAGAAACTTCACCAAGTTGTAGAACACGAAGCTACTCCTTCTATCTTAGGAATGATAGCTGCAGTTAGTCACTTACTTGAAGTTCAAAAATAATTTTTAAAATAATTTTAAAATGAATTTAAACAACATAAAGCCAGCTGCAGGATCTACTTTCAATTCAAAAAGAATTGGTAGAGGACAAGGTAGCGGAAAAGGTGGTACTTCTACAAAAGGACATAAAGGACAAAAAGCAAGAGCCGGATATTCTCAGAAAATCGGTTTCGAAGGAGGTCAGATGCCTTTACAAAGAAGATTACCTAAATTCGGTTTCAAAAACGTAAACAGAAAAGAGTTTAGAGCTATTAACCTTGATTCTATCCAGACTTTAATTGAAAATAAATCTATCACAGGAGATATTACAAAAGAAGTTTTGGTAGCAAACGGTTTGGCAACTAAAAACGAATTAGTGAAAATTATGGGTAGGGGAGAATTGAAATCTGCGGTTTCTATCTCAGCTGACAAATTCACTAAATCTGCTGAAGAGCTTATCGCTAAAGCAGGTGGAAAAGCAATTACCTTATAATAATTACTAATGAAAGAATTTATACAAACACTCAAAAATATTTGGAGTCTTAAAGAACTTAGAGATAAAATTATCTTTACTTTAGGAATTATCCTTGTGTATAGATTCGCATCTTATATCTCTCTGCCTGCAATTAACCTTGCAGAAGTGGGAGATCTCTTAGAGCATTATAAAAATCAAGGCGGTAACAAGCAAGGAGCAGGTCTCCTTGGCTTGCTTTCGTCGTTTACGGGGGGAGCTTTCAGTCACGCTTCCGTAATGGCGTTAGGTATCATGCCTTATATTTCTGCTTCTATTATTGTTCAGTTGATGGGAATGGCTATTCCTTATCTTCAGAAGCTTCAGAAAGATGGAGAGTCCGGTAGAAATACATTGAACCAGATAACTAGATGGTTAACAATTGGAGTTTGTCTTGTACAGGCACCTTCTTATTTAACTTCTATTACTCAATTATTCTTACCATATGCTCAGTTCTCATCTGCATATTATGTAGAGCCAAATTCCATCATGTTCTGGTTACCAAGTATTGTAATCTTGGTTGCCGGTTCAGTATTCGCAATGTGGTTGGGTGAAAAAATCACCGACAAAGGTATCGGAAACGGTATCTCTATCCTTATTATGGTAGGGATCCTTTCAAGATTACCGGAAGCATTCGTACAGGAAATGGCAGTTCAGAACGGAAAAGGAGGAATGGGATCAATCATGATCCTTATTGAAGTAATTTTCTGGATGTTGGTCGTGCTTTTAGCAGTGGTATTATCCGTTGCTGTGAGAAAAATCCCTATCCAGTATGTAAGCAGAGCTCAGGCAAGAGGAGGTGTAAACAGAAATCTTATGCAAGGAGCAAGACAGTGGATTCCATTGAAAGTAAACGCTGCCGGTGTAATGCCGATCATTTTCGCTCAGGCGCTGATGTTCGTTCCGGGGCTTTTAACTAAAGTAGATGAGTCAAACACTTTTCTTGCAGGTTTCAAGAATGTTTTTAGCTGGCAGTACAATGTATTGTTTGCGCTATTGATTATTATTTTCTCATTCTTCTATACTGCGATCACAATTCCGGTAAACCAAATGGCTGATGATTTGAAGAGAAATGGAGGTTTAGTACCAAAGGTAAGACCAGGAAAAGAGACCGCTGATTATTTAGATGATATTTTATCAAAAATTACCTTGCCAGGTGCAATTTTTTTATCTATCTTTGCAGTCCTTCCGGCAATTGTACACGGAAGCTTTGTTCAGACAGATGCGTTCGCCTTATTTTTCGGGGGAACGTCACTATTGATTATGGTGGGAGTAATTTTAGATACTGTTCAACAGATTAATACCTATCTGCTGAACCATCATTATGATGGCTTAATGCAGTCTAAATTATCAAGAACGACTGGATATTAATTTATGGCAAAACAAAAACATATTGAACAAGACGGCGTTATAACGGAAGCACTTTCGAACGCTCAGTTCCGTGTAGAGCTGGAAAACGGGCATGTTCTCATCGCTCATATCTCCGGTAAAATGCGTATGCACTATATTAAGTTATTACCTGGTGATAAGGTAAAATTAGAAATGTCTCCTTACGATTTGTCGAAGGGGAGGATTACATTTAGATATTAAGACAATCTGCCAAATGGAGCATATGTTCCATTTGGCTATTGTTAAAAAAATAAATACTATCAAATGAAATCGAAGGATTCTTTTGACAGTTAAAAAAATAAATATTTTCAAATGAAAGTAAGAGCATCAATTAAAAAAAGAAGCGCTGATTGCAAAATCGTACGCAGAAAAGGTGTACTATTCGTAATCAACAAGAAGAACCCAAAATTTAAACAAAGACAAGGCTAACATTAAATTATGGCGAGAATTTCAGGTATTGATTTACCAAAAAACAAAAGAGGTGTTATCGGTTTAACTTACAT comes from the Chryseobacterium nepalense genome and includes:
- the rpmD gene encoding 50S ribosomal protein L30 yields the protein MATIKVKQVRSAIGRTKTQKRTLEALGLKKLHQVVEHEATPSILGMIAAVSHLLEVQK
- the infA gene encoding translation initiation factor IF-1, producing the protein MAKQKHIEQDGVITEALSNAQFRVELENGHVLIAHISGKMRMHYIKLLPGDKVKLEMSPYDLSKGRITFRY
- the rpmJ gene encoding 50S ribosomal protein L36 yields the protein MKVRASIKKRSADCKIVRRKGVLFVINKKNPKFKQRQG
- the secY gene encoding preprotein translocase subunit SecY; this encodes MKEFIQTLKNIWSLKELRDKIIFTLGIILVYRFASYISLPAINLAEVGDLLEHYKNQGGNKQGAGLLGLLSSFTGGAFSHASVMALGIMPYISASIIVQLMGMAIPYLQKLQKDGESGRNTLNQITRWLTIGVCLVQAPSYLTSITQLFLPYAQFSSAYYVEPNSIMFWLPSIVILVAGSVFAMWLGEKITDKGIGNGISILIMVGILSRLPEAFVQEMAVQNGKGGMGSIMILIEVIFWMLVVLLAVVLSVAVRKIPIQYVSRAQARGGVNRNLMQGARQWIPLKVNAAGVMPIIFAQALMFVPGLLTKVDESNTFLAGFKNVFSWQYNVLFALLIIIFSFFYTAITIPVNQMADDLKRNGGLVPKVRPGKETADYLDDILSKITLPGAIFLSIFAVLPAIVHGSFVQTDAFALFFGGTSLLIMVGVILDTVQQINTYLLNHHYDGLMQSKLSRTTGY
- the rplR gene encoding 50S ribosomal protein L18, with the protein product MALTKVEKRIRIKRRVRGKISGSSELPRLSVYKSNKEIYAQLIDDNSGKTLASASSREKGVEANGTKTEVSAAVGKAIAAKAIAAGIENIVFDRNGFVYHGRIKALADGAREGGLKF
- the rplO gene encoding 50S ribosomal protein L15, encoding MNLNNIKPAAGSTFNSKRIGRGQGSGKGGTSTKGHKGQKARAGYSQKIGFEGGQMPLQRRLPKFGFKNVNRKEFRAINLDSIQTLIENKSITGDITKEVLVANGLATKNELVKIMGRGELKSAVSISADKFTKSAEELIAKAGGKAITL
- the rpsE gene encoding 30S ribosomal protein S5 is translated as MLGLDNIERVKPGGLELKDRLVAVNRVTKVTKGGRAFGFSAIVVVGNEEGVIGYGLGKSKEVASAIAKAVEDAKKNLVKVPVMNHTIPHQTTARYGGADIFLRPASHGTGLIAGGAVRAVLESAGIHDILSKSKGSSNPHNVVKATFKALLDIRRPEEIARMRGVSLSKVFNG